A region from the Paraburkholderia youngii genome encodes:
- a CDS encoding zinc-dependent alcohol dehydrogenase family protein — MGVKGLFFLGDRQVVLASVDDPTPAHGEVVVEIKASGMCGSDLHPYRAPHDSEIPLERRFIGGHEPCGVVVEVGPGVPKHVAKPGDRVMVHHYHGCTTCAHCRTGWPQLCRPATRTTYSANAHGAHAPYMKVPASTRVCLHESLSFEAGAAIACGTGTAWGALERLKPGGNETIAVFGQGPVGLSATMLATARGARVIAIDLDDDRLALAKSFGAAQTINANDVDVCEALRDLTSGHGIEMVVETSGSSQAAQAGIDSTAVWGKVCMVGIGSKVSIETRALLDRQVTVMTSYTMSTVQQYQCAEFIVSRNLDLDRLFTDRWRLDQAEQAYRVLDAQSSGKGVFLF; from the coding sequence ATGGGCGTGAAAGGTTTGTTTTTTCTTGGTGACCGCCAGGTCGTCCTCGCGTCGGTTGATGACCCCACGCCGGCCCACGGTGAGGTGGTGGTCGAGATTAAAGCATCCGGCATGTGCGGCAGCGACCTGCATCCGTACCGGGCGCCCCACGATTCCGAAATCCCGCTCGAAAGACGCTTCATTGGCGGTCACGAGCCCTGTGGCGTCGTCGTCGAAGTTGGGCCAGGTGTGCCGAAGCATGTCGCCAAGCCCGGTGATCGCGTGATGGTGCACCACTACCACGGCTGCACAACCTGCGCGCATTGCCGGACGGGTTGGCCGCAACTGTGCCGTCCCGCGACCCGCACGACGTACAGTGCCAATGCGCATGGCGCGCACGCGCCGTACATGAAGGTGCCGGCCTCGACACGGGTCTGCCTGCACGAGTCACTGAGTTTCGAGGCGGGCGCTGCCATTGCCTGTGGGACTGGAACGGCATGGGGGGCGCTGGAGCGTCTGAAACCCGGTGGCAATGAAACCATCGCCGTTTTTGGCCAAGGGCCCGTAGGTCTTTCGGCGACCATGCTGGCAACCGCCCGAGGTGCCCGGGTGATTGCCATCGATCTGGACGATGATCGCCTCGCTCTCGCAAAGTCATTCGGCGCTGCGCAGACGATCAATGCCAACGACGTTGACGTCTGTGAGGCGCTGCGAGACCTGACCTCGGGCCACGGGATCGAGATGGTCGTCGAGACCTCCGGTTCGTCGCAGGCCGCTCAGGCGGGCATCGACAGCACCGCCGTCTGGGGGAAAGTCTGCATGGTCGGCATCGGCAGCAAGGTCTCTATTGAAACTCGCGCACTACTGGACCGCCAGGTTACGGTCATGACCTCGTACACGATGTCGACCGTGCAACAGTATCAATGCGCCGAATTCATCGTTTCCCGCAACCTCGACCTGGATCGCCTCTTCACCGACCGCTGGCGTCTGGATCAAGCGGAGCAAGCCTATCGGGTACTCGACGCACAGTCGAGCGGTAAGGGCGTGTTCCTTTTCTGA
- a CDS encoding aldehyde dehydrogenase — protein sequence MNWQARDNSLYIGGRWLPPASDDRIDIVSPWTESVIASVAAASPADMGKAVTAARCAFDFGPWPNLSMDQRIATVARLRDIMARRRSEVAEVITREMGSPITASLTQQAQIPLLMLDAFIEIARDLPLSMLRKAATGQGQVFRQPKGVVAAIVPWNAPMMSITMKLGPALLAGCCVIVKTAPETALSGQLLAEMLDEAGFAEGVVSVLPADRGPSEYLALHPGIDKVSFTGSTAAGRHLAERCGALLRPITLELGGKSAALILDDADIEDAVEKLRVGAFRNSGQICSLKTRILVSRRRRDDVVEALGALLDTMPVGDPNDPATQIGPMVSSRQMNRVSGYITQGIKEGARLAKGGPGLPPGLSHGWFVQPTLFTDVDPGATIAQEEIFGPVLSILCYDDENHAVTIANNSQYGLNGAVFSADVERAVSIAQRIKTGIVEINGCGVGFLSPIGGVKASGLGREAGPEGFEPYFEYKAIGVPEGYAYCPRP from the coding sequence ATGAACTGGCAAGCACGCGATAACAGTCTTTACATCGGCGGCCGGTGGCTGCCACCCGCTAGCGATGATCGAATCGATATCGTCTCGCCGTGGACGGAGAGTGTCATTGCGAGTGTCGCGGCGGCTTCACCGGCTGACATGGGCAAGGCGGTCACTGCGGCGCGGTGCGCATTCGATTTCGGGCCCTGGCCAAATTTGTCCATGGATCAACGGATCGCGACGGTGGCGCGCTTACGTGACATCATGGCCCGACGACGCAGTGAAGTCGCGGAGGTCATCACGCGTGAGATGGGCAGCCCGATCACGGCATCGCTGACCCAACAGGCACAGATCCCGCTGTTGATGCTCGACGCCTTCATCGAGATCGCTCGCGACTTACCCCTTAGCATGCTGCGCAAAGCGGCAACGGGCCAAGGTCAGGTCTTCCGTCAGCCCAAAGGCGTGGTAGCCGCCATCGTGCCGTGGAATGCACCCATGATGAGCATCACGATGAAGCTGGGCCCTGCTTTGCTCGCGGGTTGCTGCGTCATTGTCAAAACAGCGCCGGAAACGGCCTTGTCCGGCCAGCTCCTGGCCGAGATGCTCGACGAAGCAGGCTTTGCGGAGGGTGTGGTCAGCGTGCTGCCTGCCGACCGGGGCCCGAGCGAGTATCTCGCGCTCCACCCTGGTATCGACAAGGTTTCGTTCACGGGATCAACGGCTGCTGGCCGGCATCTGGCCGAAAGGTGCGGCGCGCTGCTGCGCCCGATCACGCTCGAACTAGGCGGCAAATCGGCCGCACTGATTCTCGACGACGCCGACATTGAGGATGCCGTTGAAAAGCTTCGCGTCGGTGCCTTCCGCAACTCCGGCCAGATCTGCAGCCTGAAGACCCGCATCCTGGTGTCTCGTCGGCGCAGGGACGACGTCGTCGAGGCGCTGGGGGCGCTGCTGGATACGATGCCCGTCGGAGATCCGAATGATCCCGCGACCCAGATTGGTCCGATGGTGTCGAGCCGACAGATGAACCGTGTGTCCGGTTATATCACCCAAGGCATCAAGGAGGGCGCGCGCCTCGCCAAGGGTGGGCCTGGCCTTCCGCCGGGCCTCTCACATGGTTGGTTCGTACAGCCCACGTTGTTCACCGATGTCGATCCTGGCGCGACTATCGCGCAGGAAGAGATCTTCGGACCGGTTTTGTCGATCCTCTGCTATGACGATGAGAATCATGCCGTCACCATCGCCAACAACTCTCAATATGGGCTCAACGGCGCCGTGTTCTCGGCTGACGTCGAGCGCGCTGTTTCTATCGCACAGCGTATCAAGACTGGAATCGTCGAGATCAATGGCTGCGGCGTTGGCTTCCTCTCGCCAATAGGCGGAGTCAAGGCCTCCGGGCTAGGACGCGAGGCTGGCCCGGAAGGGTTCGAGCCATATTTTGAATACAAGGCGATCGGTGTACCCGAGGGCTACGCTTACTGCCCTCGCCCCTAG
- a CDS encoding putative quinol monooxygenase, whose protein sequence is MSEVSVVAISIAKPGYEERLKAALGGLVNPVRNEAGALQYDLHQDRNDRRRFVVIERWANDTAFQAHVAAPHIEAYRKLASDWLEYAEFFALDHVR, encoded by the coding sequence ATGTCAGAAGTGTCAGTCGTCGCCATATCAATCGCCAAGCCCGGATACGAAGAGCGTCTGAAGGCAGCGCTCGGGGGGCTCGTCAATCCGGTTCGCAATGAGGCCGGCGCCCTGCAGTACGATCTGCATCAGGATAGGAACGACCGGAGGCGCTTCGTCGTCATTGAGCGGTGGGCGAACGATACCGCATTCCAGGCCCATGTCGCCGCGCCTCACATTGAAGCCTACCGAAAGCTTGCGAGCGACTGGCTTGAGTATGCGGAGTTTTTCGCTCTGGATCATGTGCGGTAA
- a CDS encoding SMP-30/gluconolactonase/LRE family protein yields MRIGQAQLVADGFCFLEAPKWRDGKIWMSDVFGRAVYTVTPEGKRELVCKIPLMPAGLGFMPDGRLIISSHGDRKLMQWKDGELSVYADLSAVIPYWINDFAIDANGRIYLGNYGYHYNKGEAPQPARMHRVDPDGSITEIATGMDFPNGAVIINGGRTLVVNETWVGRVTAFDLTTDGKLINRRVFAHLGERGPDGMCADASGAIWVGCYNSGEILRVLDGGEITDRFAFDGRAISCVVGGEDGRTLYMTAFLGANEEVALAKPKSALFSAKIDVGQPA; encoded by the coding sequence GTGAGAATTGGACAAGCGCAACTGGTAGCCGACGGCTTCTGCTTCCTGGAAGCGCCGAAGTGGCGAGACGGCAAGATCTGGATGTCAGACGTTTTCGGCCGGGCAGTCTATACGGTGACGCCGGAGGGCAAGCGCGAACTGGTGTGCAAGATCCCTTTGATGCCCGCGGGTCTGGGTTTCATGCCGGATGGCCGGCTGATCATTTCCTCGCACGGGGACCGAAAACTGATGCAGTGGAAAGACGGCGAGCTCTCCGTCTACGCGGATCTCTCAGCCGTCATTCCCTACTGGATCAATGATTTCGCGATCGACGCGAACGGCCGAATCTACCTCGGTAACTACGGCTACCATTACAACAAAGGTGAGGCGCCACAGCCGGCCAGGATGCACCGCGTCGATCCAGATGGCAGCATCACCGAAATCGCTACGGGCATGGACTTCCCCAATGGGGCTGTCATTATCAATGGCGGCCGCACTCTGGTCGTCAACGAAACCTGGGTGGGCCGCGTGACGGCCTTTGATCTGACGACCGACGGCAAGCTCATCAACCGACGCGTTTTCGCACATTTGGGGGAGCGTGGCCCCGATGGCATGTGCGCCGATGCCTCGGGTGCAATTTGGGTCGGCTGCTATAACTCGGGCGAGATCCTTCGTGTGCTTGACGGTGGAGAGATCACCGATCGCTTTGCCTTCGACGGGCGCGCCATATCTTGCGTTGTTGGAGGGGAGGACGGTCGCACCCTCTACATGACTGCGTTCCTGGGCGCCAACGAGGAAGTGGCACTGGCAAAACCAAAAAGCGCGCTATTCAGCGCAAAGATCGATGTTGGGCAGCCTGCCTAA
- a CDS encoding type II toxin-antitoxin system VapC family toxin → MIVLDTCALLLWLCDQGKLSVAAREAVERGMEASEIAISSISVLDVGKFIEDGRLALSVSTRSWLLTLATIEGMRVIPVDFSIAVRAANISVPLTSHQKVIVATTIALGGALITPDAYLRTHTYVDSIW, encoded by the coding sequence ATGATTGTGCTCGATACTTGCGCCTTGCTGCTGTGGCTGTGCGACCAGGGCAAGCTGAGCGTAGCAGCTCGTGAGGCAGTCGAGCGTGGAATGGAAGCGAGCGAAATTGCGATTTCGAGCATCAGTGTGCTTGATGTCGGCAAGTTCATTGAAGACGGGCGACTCGCATTGTCGGTGAGCACCCGAAGCTGGCTGTTGACATTGGCTACGATAGAGGGAATGCGCGTGATTCCCGTCGATTTCTCGATCGCCGTACGGGCGGCGAACATTTCGGTGCCGCTCACGTCCCATCAAAAAGTCATCGTTGCCACGACCATTGCGCTCGGTGGTGCCCTCATTACTCCAGACGCTTATCTCCGAACGCACACCTATGTGGACTCAATTTGGTGA
- a CDS encoding type II toxin-antitoxin system Phd/YefM family antitoxin, with amino-acid sequence MEKRISKATFKAKACELFRQVEALGEKVVVTSRGKPTVEIRRYTSGRDDPIDVLRAGIVYFDPEATPDLTQS; translated from the coding sequence ATGGAAAAGCGCATCTCGAAGGCGACGTTTAAGGCTAAAGCTTGTGAACTGTTCCGCCAAGTCGAGGCTCTGGGTGAAAAGGTGGTTGTGACGAGTCGTGGCAAGCCAACCGTAGAAATTCGCCGTTATACGTCGGGTCGCGATGATCCGATAGACGTTCTTCGTGCTGGAATCGTGTACTTCGATCCGGAAGCCACACCCGACCTAACTCAGAGTTGA
- a CDS encoding isocitrate lyase/PEP mutase family protein has product MDSKDQTRTASPGRKLRALLRSGRTLIAPGAFSPMPAKLVEQAGFEAVYMPGGGTAMDRLGVADLGLISMTEMVANAAAITQSVSIPVIADADTGFGNALNVQRTVREYERAGVAAIHLEDQQFPKRCGHLLGKSLIPLEEAALKIRAAVEARSDPDFMIIARCDSLAVAGMDETVLRCKAYLDAGADMLFVESPSTLEQIAQIPQSIPGDHLFNVAASGKTPFLTPDELCRLGYRLMILPNFTTLVAIKAMAEALAEIRRVGTVTTILDRCASFSDFTALGGLPRLRELEQRFAPSTQMPADRID; this is encoded by the coding sequence ATGGACTCTAAAGATCAAACCCGCACGGCTTCCCCCGGGCGAAAGCTGCGGGCGCTGCTACGGTCCGGCCGAACGCTCATTGCCCCGGGCGCCTTCAGCCCGATGCCAGCCAAGCTGGTGGAGCAGGCGGGCTTCGAGGCCGTCTACATGCCGGGGGGCGGTACGGCAATGGACCGCCTCGGCGTCGCAGATCTCGGCCTCATCTCGATGACGGAAATGGTGGCTAACGCCGCCGCGATCACCCAGTCCGTCAGCATCCCGGTGATTGCGGACGCCGACACGGGTTTCGGCAATGCACTCAACGTCCAGCGAACGGTGCGGGAATACGAGCGGGCTGGCGTCGCGGCGATCCATCTGGAAGATCAGCAGTTCCCCAAGCGATGTGGACACCTTCTCGGCAAGAGTCTGATCCCGCTGGAGGAAGCGGCGCTGAAAATTCGCGCGGCTGTCGAGGCACGCTCCGATCCGGACTTCATGATCATTGCGCGCTGCGATTCACTGGCGGTTGCGGGCATGGACGAGACCGTTCTACGTTGCAAGGCATATCTGGACGCCGGCGCGGACATGCTGTTTGTCGAATCGCCAAGCACACTGGAACAAATCGCGCAAATTCCTCAATCGATCCCCGGTGACCATCTGTTCAACGTGGCCGCCAGCGGCAAGACGCCGTTTCTAACGCCGGACGAATTATGTCGCCTCGGCTACCGGTTAATGATTCTGCCAAATTTCACCACCCTGGTCGCCATCAAGGCCATGGCTGAGGCGCTGGCCGAGATTCGGCGGGTAGGCACCGTTACGACCATCCTTGATCGATGCGCCAGTTTTTCTGACTTCACCGCGCTCGGCGGGCTGCCCCGTTTGCGGGAACTCGAGCAACGCTTCGCACCTTCGACGCAGATGCCCGCGGATCGCATCGACTGA
- a CDS encoding flavin-containing monooxygenase: MFPYIKGHRANRQYGVSPTYYDWSIAMAESSYGVKESSVQSMPDIERVQHWLSSFDEALRGLDASALEALFIEDAHWRDLLAFTWTITPSDGRKAVVDRLLSEQPRVQAHGFRIAEGRTGPRRLTRAGVEVVEAIMHFETAVGRGQGVLRMPTANPGRAWVISTSLRELKGFEEPIGPNRPDGSQQRTFGGEPWGERRAKDQLYVDREPAVLIVGGGHNGIELAARLRLLNVDALVVERLPKVGDVWRRRYSALALHNGIELNHLPYLQYPSSWPRYLPKDMLGDWIESYARTMECNVWTNTTFVEGRFDEKRGVWNARVRLGDGPERILHPRHLVFANGVVGEPNVPDVPGLRDFKGELIHSHHFDSGAKWDGKKVMVLGVGNTAHDIAQDLHAHGAKVKMIQRGSLTVFSVKSASINHSIYYNEGLPLDDCDLIVSCNTFEVLLRGYKIATQRMLENDKELLDGLQAKGFKLDIGAEGGGHQMKVRASHGGYYLNVGCSDLIVNGEIGLLQYSDIERFVPDGALMKDGRIEPADLVVTATGYQLPHAVVQQLLGNEIAQKLGPVWGMDEGGEMCNMYKPTPQKGLWFTGGGFAQARIWTHYIALQIKAREAGIVTDEKLPEPPKLHPMTGRAIPYGQQSPAATTALASSGAAAGTDGL; this comes from the coding sequence ATGTTTCCCTACATTAAAGGGCATCGGGCGAACCGGCAATACGGTGTCTCGCCTACTTATTACGACTGGAGCATCGCGATGGCTGAAAGTTCTTACGGAGTCAAGGAATCGTCCGTTCAATCCATGCCGGATATCGAGCGTGTGCAGCACTGGCTGTCTAGTTTCGACGAGGCGCTGCGCGGACTTGACGCGTCGGCTTTGGAGGCGCTGTTTATCGAGGATGCCCATTGGCGCGACCTGCTCGCGTTCACTTGGACCATCACGCCATCAGACGGCCGTAAAGCCGTCGTTGACCGCCTACTGAGCGAGCAACCACGCGTTCAAGCTCATGGTTTCAGAATTGCCGAGGGTCGGACCGGCCCACGGCGTCTGACGCGGGCCGGCGTAGAAGTGGTAGAGGCCATCATGCACTTCGAAACGGCCGTGGGCCGGGGACAAGGCGTCCTGCGCATGCCGACCGCTAATCCGGGCCGGGCCTGGGTGATCAGCACGTCATTGCGCGAGCTCAAGGGCTTCGAAGAGCCGATTGGGCCGAATCGACCGGATGGGTCGCAACAACGTACTTTCGGCGGTGAACCTTGGGGCGAACGCAGAGCCAAGGATCAGCTCTATGTCGACCGGGAGCCAGCGGTGCTCATCGTCGGCGGCGGTCACAACGGCATCGAACTGGCCGCGCGGCTGCGTCTGCTAAACGTGGATGCACTCGTCGTGGAGCGGCTTCCGAAGGTTGGCGATGTCTGGCGGCGGCGGTATAGCGCGCTGGCGCTACACAATGGTATCGAACTGAATCACCTGCCTTACTTGCAGTACCCGTCCAGCTGGCCCCGGTATCTCCCCAAAGACATGCTGGGCGATTGGATAGAGTCGTATGCGAGAACGATGGAGTGTAACGTCTGGACAAACACGACGTTTGTCGAGGGACGATTCGACGAGAAGCGCGGCGTCTGGAACGCCCGCGTGCGACTGGGCGATGGGCCGGAGCGCATACTCCATCCGCGCCATCTGGTATTTGCGAACGGCGTGGTTGGAGAGCCCAATGTGCCAGACGTACCGGGGCTGAGGGACTTCAAGGGCGAACTCATTCACTCGCATCACTTTGACAGCGGCGCGAAATGGGATGGCAAGAAGGTCATGGTGCTCGGCGTGGGCAACACTGCCCATGACATCGCGCAAGACCTTCATGCCCATGGCGCAAAGGTCAAGATGATTCAGCGCGGGTCACTGACGGTGTTTAGCGTGAAGTCGGCCAGTATCAACCATTCGATCTATTACAACGAAGGGCTGCCACTCGATGATTGTGATCTGATCGTCAGCTGCAACACATTCGAGGTTCTTCTGCGCGGCTACAAAATTGCCACGCAGCGCATGCTCGAAAACGACAAGGAACTGCTCGATGGGCTTCAGGCCAAAGGCTTTAAGCTAGACATTGGTGCAGAGGGTGGTGGTCACCAAATGAAGGTTCGTGCGAGTCACGGCGGCTACTACCTCAATGTCGGATGCTCGGACCTCATCGTCAACGGCGAGATCGGCCTGTTGCAATACAGCGATATCGAGCGGTTCGTTCCCGACGGCGCTTTAATGAAGGACGGTCGGATAGAGCCGGCCGACCTGGTCGTCACGGCCACGGGCTATCAGTTGCCCCATGCGGTCGTGCAGCAACTGCTGGGCAATGAAATCGCGCAGAAGCTCGGCCCGGTCTGGGGCATGGACGAAGGCGGAGAAATGTGCAACATGTACAAACCCACGCCGCAAAAAGGGCTGTGGTTCACCGGCGGCGGATTCGCCCAGGCGCGCATCTGGACCCACTACATTGCGTTGCAGATTAAGGCACGCGAGGCTGGTATCGTCACCGACGAAAAGCTTCCAGAACCGCCGAAGCTGCATCCGATGACTGGCAGAGCGATTCCCTATGGCCAACAATCTCCGGCGGCGACCACTGCGCTGGCCTCGAGTGGCGCAGCGGCTGGCACCGATGGACTCTAA
- a CDS encoding LysR family transcriptional regulator, protein MDDFARIKTFIKVVEAGSFSAAARNQYSVSSVARQVKSLEDELGARLLNRTTRSLALTDAGRQFYERVTAIVNDLNKAKSEVTSIHEEVKGVLRVRLRVTAGTTVVVPALPAFLARHPELELDITVNDERCDLVANNIDVAMWLGAIPDAEIVARRLSPTRRIVCAAPAYLERYGPPQTPQDLSRHKCLVFAAPSYSNQWSFTRAGQIENVEVHGNIRSDNGLVLLASAEAGVGIIIAHEWMVRGALADGRLIKLLGDYIVNPRPGDADLYAVFPSSRGLSRKIRAFVDFLVEAFSHGDEPA, encoded by the coding sequence TTGGACGACTTCGCACGTATTAAAACCTTCATCAAGGTCGTGGAGGCGGGAAGCTTCTCAGCCGCGGCACGCAATCAATATTCGGTCAGTTCCGTGGCACGTCAGGTCAAGTCCCTTGAGGACGAACTGGGAGCCCGCCTGCTCAACCGCACTACTCGCAGCCTGGCGCTCACCGATGCCGGGCGTCAGTTTTACGAACGGGTAACGGCGATCGTGAACGACTTGAACAAGGCGAAGTCCGAGGTCACGTCGATACATGAGGAAGTCAAAGGCGTTCTACGAGTGCGGCTGCGCGTAACAGCCGGAACGACGGTCGTTGTCCCAGCCTTGCCGGCCTTTCTGGCGCGCCATCCTGAACTGGAACTAGACATCACCGTTAACGACGAGCGATGCGATCTGGTTGCCAACAACATCGATGTGGCAATGTGGCTTGGAGCAATTCCCGACGCCGAGATCGTGGCCCGTCGACTCAGTCCGACGCGGCGAATCGTCTGCGCGGCGCCGGCGTACCTCGAGCGTTACGGCCCACCGCAAACTCCCCAGGATTTGAGCCGTCACAAGTGCCTGGTGTTCGCCGCTCCGTCATACAGCAACCAATGGAGCTTCACCCGCGCGGGGCAGATTGAGAATGTTGAAGTGCACGGCAACATCCGGTCCGACAACGGCCTCGTGTTGCTGGCTTCGGCCGAGGCTGGCGTTGGCATCATAATCGCGCACGAATGGATGGTGCGCGGCGCGTTGGCAGATGGGCGTTTGATCAAGCTTTTAGGCGACTATATCGTCAACCCTCGGCCCGGCGACGCCGATCTGTATGCAGTGTTTCCTTCTAGCCGTGGGCTTTCTCGCAAGATCCGAGCGTTCGTCGATTTTTTGGTCGAGGCCTTCAGCCACGGAGACGAGCCCGCTTGA
- a CDS encoding hemerythrin domain-containing protein has protein sequence MKSRPSNRQTMSMNVYESLDETHRAIVLHLERLKLLAQLLPTAPSNETVRGQVREVIDFFTGASREHHYDEEKFVFPPLLAGTDATVHKVIERLREDHAWIELQWLDIQAQLETSAEGASAKDGQDLIAAIDDFALLMHDHMALEESTLHSVHSAD, from the coding sequence GTGAAATCCAGGCCATCGAATCGTCAAACAATGTCGATGAATGTTTATGAATCTCTCGATGAGACCCATCGGGCGATCGTTCTACATCTGGAGCGGCTCAAGCTGCTTGCACAGTTGCTACCAACCGCGCCTTCTAACGAGACTGTCCGCGGCCAGGTTCGCGAAGTGATCGACTTTTTCACTGGAGCCTCACGCGAGCACCACTACGACGAGGAAAAGTTCGTCTTTCCACCACTGCTGGCCGGCACCGATGCGACGGTGCACAAGGTCATCGAACGCCTGCGAGAAGACCACGCCTGGATCGAATTGCAATGGTTGGACATTCAAGCGCAGCTTGAAACATCTGCGGAGGGCGCATCTGCGAAAGATGGTCAGGACCTGATCGCCGCAATTGACGACTTTGCCCTCCTTATGCATGACCACATGGCCTTGGAAGAGTCTACGTTGCACTCGGTGCACTCGGCAGACTAG
- a CDS encoding substrate-binding domain-containing protein, translating into MALRNTSPGRRAVATFSLCAAALAGTASAADSSVLIGVVFPTQNQARWAIEEKIFVARAQANGDKVIFQYSNESAATQKNQVESMIQRGVKVLVLVAIDPVAAAGLVKEAQAKGIKVIGYDRFVVGATPSYNIGRDYYETGKLQAATALQISPSGQYALIRGDKATLAQVEMSKAYNDVLINKAGIKVVYDALTPNWETASAQREVEAALQKNPNIKAVVTMWDDGGQAAVQALKSAGKKPGDVYVSGTNASTPSLRYIAQGWQTQSVWAPIDKLALTAADVAHALGTGAAPPAPSATVNGVPTYYAPQVNITKANLCEFVRKIAPTGWVTAKEVFGADSKSCS; encoded by the coding sequence ATGGCTCTGCGCAACACTTCGCCCGGCCGCCGCGCGGTCGCTACCTTCTCGTTATGTGCGGCCGCACTCGCTGGCACGGCAAGCGCCGCAGACAGCTCAGTTTTGATCGGTGTCGTTTTTCCAACCCAGAATCAAGCTCGCTGGGCGATCGAAGAAAAAATCTTCGTCGCGCGGGCGCAGGCGAACGGCGACAAAGTAATCTTCCAATATTCGAACGAGAGTGCCGCGACCCAGAAGAATCAAGTCGAGAGCATGATTCAGCGCGGCGTCAAAGTCCTGGTGCTGGTAGCCATCGACCCGGTAGCAGCAGCCGGCTTGGTCAAGGAAGCCCAGGCCAAGGGCATCAAGGTCATCGGCTATGACCGCTTCGTCGTCGGCGCCACGCCCTCGTACAACATCGGACGCGACTACTATGAAACCGGCAAGCTTCAAGCCGCGACGGCGCTGCAAATTTCCCCCTCCGGCCAATATGCGCTTATTCGCGGCGATAAGGCGACCTTGGCGCAGGTTGAGATGTCGAAGGCCTACAACGACGTCCTAATCAACAAGGCGGGTATCAAGGTCGTGTACGACGCCCTGACTCCTAACTGGGAGACCGCATCAGCTCAGCGCGAGGTGGAGGCGGCGCTGCAAAAGAACCCGAACATTAAGGCAGTCGTCACCATGTGGGACGACGGTGGGCAGGCTGCGGTCCAGGCCTTGAAATCGGCCGGCAAGAAGCCCGGCGACGTCTACGTCTCCGGGACCAACGCTTCGACGCCGAGCTTGCGCTACATCGCGCAGGGTTGGCAGACTCAATCAGTGTGGGCTCCAATCGACAAATTGGCGCTGACAGCTGCCGATGTTGCGCACGCGCTCGGGACGGGGGCGGCTCCGCCTGCTCCGAGTGCGACCGTCAACGGCGTGCCGACCTACTATGCGCCGCAGGTCAACATCACCAAGGCCAACCTCTGCGAGTTTGTGAGAAAGATCGCCCCCACCGGTTGGGTGACAGCCAAGGAGGTCTTCGGCGCTGACAGCAAAAGCTGCAGCTGA
- a CDS encoding SDR family NAD(P)-dependent oxidoreductase, whose amino-acid sequence MLNLHGKVAFVAGAGSVAEGWGNGRATAVLMARQGAKVFGVDYSAEALSGTTAAMEQEAGADWTGWLANMTSSEEVERAVAECLSRYGRIDILVNNVGGSAPGTPVSMSVDEWDGQLDRNLKTAFLGCKHVLPVMERQFAAEGRGGAIVNVSSIASMSFQVDGRVHVAYAASKAGLETLSRATAIAYVRKGIRVNSVVVGMMHTPLVAHRLTQQLGTANAEDLAAKRNALIPMGRMGDAWDVANAVVFLASDEAGYITATQLVVDGGVTAARPGNVDSDAR is encoded by the coding sequence ATGCTGAATCTGCACGGAAAGGTAGCTTTTGTCGCGGGCGCTGGCTCGGTCGCCGAAGGTTGGGGAAACGGCCGCGCGACCGCCGTCCTGATGGCGCGTCAGGGCGCCAAGGTGTTCGGCGTTGACTATAGTGCTGAGGCGCTATCAGGTACAACAGCCGCCATGGAACAGGAAGCAGGCGCGGACTGGACCGGCTGGCTGGCCAACATGACCTCCAGCGAGGAGGTTGAAAGGGCCGTGGCCGAGTGCCTTAGCCGATACGGCCGCATAGACATCCTTGTCAACAACGTTGGCGGAAGCGCACCCGGTACGCCGGTTTCGATGTCGGTCGATGAATGGGACGGTCAGCTTGACCGAAATTTGAAGACAGCATTCCTCGGATGCAAGCATGTCCTGCCGGTGATGGAACGCCAGTTCGCCGCGGAAGGCAGGGGAGGTGCGATTGTCAATGTATCCAGCATTGCGAGCATGAGCTTTCAGGTCGATGGACGAGTGCACGTGGCATACGCCGCTTCGAAGGCTGGCCTCGAGACACTGAGCCGCGCGACGGCTATCGCCTATGTCAGGAAAGGCATTCGCGTAAACAGCGTCGTGGTTGGAATGATGCACACGCCACTTGTAGCGCATCGACTCACGCAGCAGCTTGGTACAGCGAATGCCGAAGACCTGGCAGCCAAGCGCAATGCGCTCATTCCAATGGGCCGCATGGGCGACGCTTGGGACGTCGCGAATGCTGTAGTCTTCCTGGCAAGTGACGAAGCAGGATACATAACGGCGACACAACTCGTCGTCGATGGCGGAGTGACGGCAGCGCGACCGGGGAACGTTGACTCCGATGCCCGCTGA